TGGCAGGGCGCCGACGAACTCATCGACCACCTGGCCGTTGCGAAACAGTTTCACGGTCGGAATACCCCGCACCTGGTAATGCAGGGCCAGTTCGGGGTGCTGGTCGGTGTTGATTTTGACCAACCGCCAGGCCCCCTTGCTTTCACGAGCCAGTTTTTCTAGCACAGGCCCCAGGATGCGGCAGGGGCCGCACCAGGGCGCCCAGAAGTCAACCACTACAGGCTTTTC
This DNA window, taken from Rhodothermus profundi, encodes the following:
- the trxA gene encoding thioredoxin, translated to MTLPEFFHKEVIEKSHEKPVVVDFWAPWCGPCRILGPVLEKLARESKGAWRLVKINTDQHPELALHYQVRGIPTVKLFRNGQVVDEFVGALPEPAVRQWLHRHVPEPTAS